GCCGTCGCTGAGGCCATGCCGGCGCAGGGTGCCCGCTGCCGCACCATCATCGCGGAACTTCACCAGGATCTGCCCCGTTGTGTGGGATGACTCGGCTGGCGACTGGGGCGCCGCGTTGCCTGGGACCGCGACCGTGACGGCACCCAGAGCCATGATGGCTGCGGTGAAACCGGCGATGATGAGTTTTTTCATAGGGGTCATCTTGCGCCTCCCTGCACTGGGTGGATAGGGGCAACCGGCAAATAGCCCTACCCAATTAAGCAGGTGCCGGAACCGCGGGGGTGAGGGCCGCCGTCGTACGTTCTGAAGGGTGAGCAGTACGGCCCACGGGGCGGCTCAGGCTTTGCCTTACGTAGGCGGCCGGACGGCTCGCGCACGGGCTGTCATTCCGGCGTCGCTCAACCGGCCATCCCAGCTACGAAGGCAGTTGCGCCGATCCCGCCTTCGCGGGCGGAGGAATGGCCGGCCGCGAAGGCGATACGGACCGGGACGACTGCGATCGGAGTGTCAGACTCAGTCCAGGACCGGCGTCGAGCGGCGCCCCGGCGAGAACATGAGTACCACGGCCGCGATCGTGATCAGCACGGCTACGCCAACCAGCAGCTTGATGGCTGCCGGCACGTCGACGAAGAACGCCGGCAGTGCGGTGAGGGTCATGATGATGATCGCGCCGGCCGCGACGCGAAGCGCGGCGCGGTTGCCCGTACGCCACGTGATGATCACGGCGACCAGGCCAACCAGGCCGAGCACGGCGTCGATGATGAGGATGCCGATGGGCGGGCCATCCTGGCCTTCCGGGGTGGGGAACAGCACGCCCAGGATGTTCAGCGCGCTGTACAAGCCGGCCAGCACGAGCCCGACCTTCTGTCGTTTCGATGTGGTGTTCATGGTTGCTCCTCGGATGGGTCGGATGGAGTGGACCACTCCACTGTCGGCCCGCGCCACTTCCCTCCATGAGGGACGGCCTGCCCGTCCATTTTCCCGCGGATCCCGGGTGAAAGGGAGGAAGTTCCCGGATCACCCGGGAGCGGACGCGCCCATAATGGGTTCATGAACCTCAGGGTGCTGATCGCGGACGACCATCCTGTGGTGCGCGGCGGGCTCCGGGCGCTGATCGAGACCCTAGAAGGACTCGAGGTGGCCGGCGAGGCAGGCGACGGCGAGACCGCCGTACGAGAGGCCCAACTCCTGCGGCCCGACGTCGTGCTCATGGACGTCCGGATGCCCGGTCTCGACGGCGTGGAGGCCACCCGCCGGATCCGTGCCGCGGTGCCGGAGACGGCCGTGCTCATGCTGACCATGTACGACGACGACGCGACCGTCTTCACCGCGATGCAGGCCGGAGCCCGTGGCTACCTGCTCAAGGGGGCGGATCAGGAGGAGATCGTCGCCGCCATCCGCGCGGTCGTCACCGGGCAGGCGATCTTCGGCCCGGGCGTGGCGGCACGCATCCTGGGCTACTTCACTGCACCACCCGCACCACGGCCCGCCCCCTTCCCGGAGCTCACCGCGCGCGAGCGCGAGATCCTCAATCTGCTCGCGTCCGGACGGCGGACGACGGCGATCGCCGAGGCGCTCTTCCTCTCCCCCAAGACGGTCAGCAACCACCTGACCAGCATCTTCGCCAAGCTCGAGGTGTTGGACCGGGCCGCCGCGATCATCCGCGCCCGTGAAGGCGGGCTCGGCACGTGACCGCCTACCCTGCGCTGCTCGCGCTGGCCGTCCTTGGTATGAGCGCGGCCGTCAGCGGGCTGGCGTTGCTCGGCGTGCGGCGGGTCCGGCCGAGCGCCGTACTCATGTTCCTCGCAGGATTGGCCATCATCTCGGGGGCCATTCTGGAAGCGACAGGGGGAGGCTACGTGCCGCGCCTGGCATTCATCATCGGCGGCATGTTGCTTGCGCCGCTCGCACTGACCGCGTACCCGGCGCTCACCTGGCGTCACCCGGTGGACTTCGTCTCGCTGGTGGTGATCGGAGGCTCGGGCGTCCTGGCGGTGGTCTGGGCAGAGAGCGAAGCGGCCGTCATCACGATGGTCCTGGTCGTCGGATGTGCCCTGGTCGCGCACACCTGGTGGAAGATCGAACGTGCCACGGACCCCGACCGGTGGGCCCTTAAGTGGATGGCCCTCGCGGGTTCACTGGTGGGGATAATCATGTTCATCACGCCGTTCCTGCCGCTCGGCACGGCCGGAGAGGTGATTGCCTACCTCGCCATGAGCACCGTCGCACCGGCCCTGTACATCGGGGTCCGCCGGCCCGAGGTGGTCGACGTCAGGGGTCTGATGGTGCGGTCCGTGGTTTTTGTGACCGCGGTGGTCGGCTACGTGGCCCTCTTCATGGCCGTCGAGTCGCTGGTCGAGATCCTGGGCGGCCGCGTCCCGCCTCCGGGCACACTGGCGATCATCGGCGCCGTCGCGGCGACAACGTTCCATCCGCTGCAGGTGGTTCTGCGGGCCGTTGTCGACGAGCTCCTCTTCGGCGTGCGTCCGGATCCGCTGGGGGCGGCCACCCGGGTTGTCGGCCACATCGGTGACGACCCGGTGCTCGCACTGCGGGCGATTCGCGAGGCACTGGTCCTCCCGTACGCTGCGCTCCGGCTGGACGGGAGTACCATCGCCGAGTCCGGGGCAGAGGTCACCCACACCAGGATCCTCCCACTCGCCCTGGGCCCTGACCGGTCGGGCGAACTCGCGGTGGGCCTACGTCCGGGTGATCTGACTCTGTCCGCGGGTGACAGCCACGTGCTCAGCCTGGTGGCGCCGCTGCTGGCCCAGACCCTGCGCGCCCGGGCACTGGCCGACGAGCTGCGGGAGTCACGTGGCCAGGCCATCACCGCAATCGAGGAGGAACGCCGTCGGCTCCGCCGCGACCTCCACGACGGCCTCGGCGCCCGGCTGTCCGGGATCGCGTTCACGTCGGACGCCTTAGGTAATACCCTGCGCACCGATCCTTCCGGAGCAGAGGACCTGCTGCGGACCCTGCGCCAGGAGACAGTGACCGCGCTCGAGGACATCCGGGGGCTGGTCTACGCGATGCGGCCACCTGCGCTCGACGAGCTCGGTCTCGTCACCGCCCTGCGGCAGCAGGCACTGGCCCTGCGGGCTCCTGACGGGACAGCACTGCGGGTCGATCTGCGCGCAGACAGGCTGCAGGCGCTCCCCGCCGCCGTCGAGGTGGCGGTCTACCGCATCGTCCTCGAGGCGCTGACCAACGTGGCCAGGCACTCCACATCTACTAATGCGGCGGTCAGCCTCACACTCCGTGAGCAGGCCCTCGAGATCGAGATCACCGACGACGGGAGCACCGGTACTCCGTGGCAGACCGGCGTCGGCATGGCCTCCATGGGCGAGCGGGCGGCCGAGCTCGGCGGCACGCTCTCCGCCGAGAGCACCCCCAAGGGCGGCCGGGTGCACGCTGTGCTGCCGATCCCGCCGTGACACGATGTGGCATACATTCGGGGTGTCGGCGGCCTCGATAGCGATCACGGCAGCATGCGGCGCCGGTGCCGCGGCGCGGCCACGGGAACCGGGGCGCTGAAGCGGAAAGCCCGGCGAGCGATGTGGTGGGTGTCCGGCCGGGGGCGGACGGGCACCGGCCCGGCGGGGATCTTTTGGGCGTCGCGGGAGAAGAACCACTGCTTGGCGCCCTCCACCAGGACCAGATAGACCACGATCATGCCCAGCAGCGCCAGGAAGAACGGGACCGGGAGCGGGTCGAAGCCAAGCAAACCGGCCAGGGGTGAGAGCGGCAGCAAGATGCCCAGCACCACCACGCCCAGCGAGGCGACGATCAGACCGGCCGAGGGCCGGCTGCGCAGGAACGGCACGCGCCGGGTCCTTATGGCGAAGATGATGAGCGTCTGTGTGGCAATGGATTCGATGAACCAGCCCGCCCGGAACTCCCCCGGCACGGCGTCGAACGCGAACAGCATCAGAGCGAAGGTGGCGAAGTCGAAGAGCGAGCTGATTGGCCCAAAGAGGAACATGAAGCGCCGGATGAAGGCGATGTTCCAGTGCGACGGGGCCCGGAGCTGTTCCCTGTCCACGCGGTCGCCCGGGATGGCAAGCTGGCCGGAGTCGTAGAGCAGGTTGTTGAGCAGGATCTGGCCGGGCAGCATGGGCAGGAAGCTCAGCACCACGGATGCCGTGGCGGCGCTGAACATGTTGCCGAAGTTGCTGGACGTTCCCATCAGCACGTATTTGATGGTGTTCGCGAAGATCCGCCGCCCCTCCATCACGCCCTCCGCCAGGACCCCGAGGTCCTTGTCCATCAGCACGACGTCGGCGGCGTCCTTCGCGACGTCGGTGGCGCTGTCCACGGATATGCCGATGTCCGCCTTGTGCAGGGCCAGGGCGTCGTTGACGCCGTCGCCCATGAACCCGACCGACCCGCCGCTCTGCCGCAGCAGCTTGATGATCCGCGCCTTCTGTTCGGGTGAGACGCGGGCGAAGATGGTGGCGGTCCGGGCGGAGGCGGCGAGTTCGGCGTCGGACAACTTTTCGATGTCTGCGCCGGTCAGGGTCCCGCCGGACAGCACGCCCACCTCGGCGCAGACTTTTTCGGCGACCTTGGCGTTGTCCCCGGTGGCGATCTTCACCGAGATACCCAGCGCCGCCAGCTGGTCCAGGGACGACTTGGCGTTGGCCTTGGGCCGGTCCAGGAAAATCAGGAAACCCGCCAAAACCAGGTCCCGCTCGTCGTCCGGGGCGATTTTACCAAGTCCCGCGGCGGGCCGGGTGGCCACTGCCACCACCCGGGAGCCGGCGTCGAACTGTTCATCCAGCATTGCCTGCACGGCAGGCGGGGTGGGTCCGCAGAGGGCCAGGACGTCCTCGGGCGCACCCTTGGTGACCAGGCGCGCCGGGCCACCGGCCTCCCGCACCAGCACGCTGGTGCGCCGGCGCTGGTGGTCGAAGTCGATCAGGTCAAGGCGCTCGAAGCGGGAAGGATCGAAGCCGACCGCTTCGGAGCTGTCCCAGAGGGCCGCGTCCAGCGGGTTCTGCCCGGCGGAGGAGAGTTTGGCCTCGGTGTAGTCGGACTCAGTGGCCAGGAGCCCCAGGGTGAGCAGATCGGCGTCGGACAGGTCCGGGGTCACCGGAAGCGCGCCGGTGAAACTGATCCGCCCCTCCGTCAGGGTGCCGGTCTTGTCGGTCACCAGGATGTCCATGTCCCCCAGGTCCTCGATGCAGACCAGCCGTTTGACCAGGACCTTCCGCTTGGCCAGCTGCCGGGTGCCGGTGGCCAGGCTGGTGCTGACGACGGCGGGAAGCAGCTGCGGCGTGATGCCCACCGCGATGGCCAGGGAGAACAGCAGCGATTCGATGAGCGGGCGCTGCAGCAGCAGGTTGGCGATGAAGATCAGCGAAGTGAGCCCGATGGCCACCTGGAGCAACAGGAAGGAGAAGCGTTTGAGCCCCAGCTGGAATTCGGTCTGCGGCTGCCGTTCGCCCAGGCCCAGGGCGATCCGGCCGAATTCGGCACGGCCGCCCGTAGCCACCACCACGCCGGTGCAGCCGCCGGACTGGATGACGGTGCCCATGAAGACGCAGGAGGCGAGGTCAGCCAGGGACGAGGCGGCCGCCACCGTCGCCGGGTCCTTGGCGGCCGGCAGCGACTCCCCCGTCAGGATGCTCTCGTCGCAGAGGAGGTTCTTGGTGCCCAGGAGCCGTATGTCGGCGGGAATGATGGCGCCCAGGGAGAGATGGACGACGTCGCCTGGCACCAGGGCGGTAACGTCCACGTCCTTGGTGGTCCCCTCGCGGAGCACCACTGCGCGGTGGGTGACGCGGGAGTGCAGGGCCTCGGAGGCCCGCTCGGCGCGAAATTCATTGGTGAAGCCCAGGCCCACGCTGACCAGCAGGATCACGCCGATCACGATCGAATTGGTGGCGTCGCCCAGGAACAAGGACAGCCCGGCGGTGATGAGCAGCAGGATGAGGATGGGGCTGGCGAACTGCCGGCCCAGCACCGCCCAGCCGTTGGCCCGGTGGGTGCGGACGGCGTTGGGTCCGAGTTCGGCCAGGCGCGCCGCTGCTTCCGGGTCGGACAGCCCTGCGGGGCCGGAGTTCAGCTGCTCCAGCACCTGCTCGGCGGCAAGGCTGGCGGCGTCGACGATAGGCAACTGGAGGGAACTCCGCTCGCGGACGTTCAGCTCTGGCATACGGATCCGATCGGACACGCCGACCTTCGGATAGTCGGTTTACGGTAAGCGTACGACGCGGGTCTGGGTGCGCGGTGGATGAGCCTGTGGATCAAAGCAACTGCTCCGGCAGACCGGCCACCCGGGGCTGCGGGCTCGCTAGCCGAAGAACCCCCGCGCTGGGGGCGGAAGACGGCGGGTGCGTCCCGCCTTCTAACTCCCATCCTCCCGAGGGGTTGTTGCGGCCGTGGCCAGGCGCGGCGCAGGTGTGACAGCATGAGTCCACTATCCATCCGCGCCGTGGAAAGGCAGCAATGGGCGGCAATTCCAAGAGCAGCACTGACTATGAACTCCTGACCGTCTGGCGCGTTGCGGGGACCCCTCGGGAAGTCATGGATGTTTTGGGCGACGCCGGGACGTTGGCCCGCTGGTGGCCCTCGATGTATTTGACCCCTGAAGACACTCAAACTGGCTGAAGCGGCCCGCTAACCACCGCAAACGAACCGCAATGCCGGTAGAAGGAGGGACGTGTCGTTCTTTCAGCTTTCGCTGATCGCCGCTGTCGCGCTCCTCGGTCCGCTGCTGGCGCTGTCCCAAAAATGGCACCTTCCCGTGGTGCTGGGGCAGTTGCTGGCCGGTATCGCGATCGGGCGCACGGGACTGGGACTGGTGGACTCCTCGGATCCCACGTTCACCTTTGTGGCCGACGTCGGGTTCGCCCTCATCATGTTCGTCGCCGGGACGCATGTCCCCATGCGGGACCAGGCCATCCGCCCCGCACTGGGTGGTGGCGCCCTGCGTGCCGGCATCGCCGCCGTGCTCGCGGCCGCCGTCGGAATCGTCATTGCCTTTGCCTTTGGCACCGGACATGCTCCCCTTTACATCGTTCTGCTCGCTTCCTCTTCGGCAGCCTTGGTCCTGCCGATCGTCGATTCGCTGCGGCTGACGGGACCAAAGGTCCTGACGACGACGGCACAAGTGGCGGTAGCGGACATCGCCTGTATTGTGGCGCTTCCGCTTGCTGTCGATCCGCCCAATGCGCCGAGGACAGCCGCCGGCGCAGCCGTCGTCGCGGCGTGCGCTGCAGTCTTGTTCTTTGTCCTTCGATGGCTGGAGCGCAGCGGCACGCGCGCACGGATGCATGATTTGTCCGAGGAGCGGAAGTTCGCCCTGGAGCTCAGGATCCAGCTTGCCTTGCTCTTCGCGCTCTCCGGGCTTGCCGTCGTGGGCCACGTGTCCATTATGCTGGCCGGGTTCTCCTTCGGCCTGGTGGTCGCAGCGGTGGGAGAACCCCGGCGGCTGGCCCATCAACTCTTCGCCGTCAGCGATGGCTTTCTGGGGCCGGTGTTTTTCGTATGGCTGGGCGCATCGCTTGACTTGCGCACCCTTGCGGGAAGCCCAAGGATGATTCTCCTCGGGATTTGCCTGGGGTTTGGAACGCTGCTGGTCCATGGAAGCCTGCGGCTGCTCGGCCAGCCTCTGTCGCTCGCGGTGCTTGCAGCGTCCCAGCTGGGAGTGCCGGTTGCCGCCGCCACTGTCGGCTCCCAATTGCATCTGCTGGAACCGGGAGAAGCCGCGGCCATGATCCTCGGGGCCCTCATCAGCATTGGGGCGAGCACCGTCGCGGGCTCCCGGGCCGCCCGCACGTTTACGCAGCCCGCCCGAGCGCCCGAAGGCAAGCCATCCGAGGGCGGCCCGACCGTGGCTGCCTAGCTCACCCACAGCACAGGGTTGAGTCCACCCACGGAGGAACCGCAGCAACCAGTGCCCGTGCGCACGGACCCTAGGGAACCGGGCGGCGAGGGTTGTGGAGGGGACGGTGGGCAAAGAAGACAATGGCGGCGTAGCCGGCAGCGAGGACAACCAGGCTGCCCAGCCAACCGGCTGACAGGAACAGCAGGACCATCCGCCGACCATGCCCAGACCCGGCTCAAGGAGCTGATGGCCCGCCGCGGCCGTAAATTCTATGTGTTGGCGGACTCCTCTAACCCTGGACTGCGTCCGTTCCACGCCTGGGCGCGTTTGGCTTTGCCCTGGACCCTGGTGACGGACGACGGCGCCGACCTGAGTCAGGTGCAGAAGTTCCGGGATGCGGGGGTTGCCGTTGAGGTCGCCACCGTCGCTGGTTGAGCGCGGCGAAACGCCTCACTCCCGCACGTCCCGCTCAGGCTCCGCGGTCCCCTGATCCCGTGTTCCGAAAAGACTGAAACGAACCATTGACGAACCGCGCATCCGCCGCCTATGCTAAATGAAACGATTCACTGGAAAGGGCTTTCCAACCCTTTCAGGGACAATTTCCCGGAAATGCTTTCCGGTTCCTTGCCACCGTCGCCAAAGGAATATTCATCCAATGAGCACCACTTCAGGGGCTGTCAGCCCTACCCTCGAAACGAACATCAGCCCGCGGGATCCCAAGAAAGCCGCCATGAGCGGGTGGATCGGCGGCGCGCTCGAGTACTACGATTTCGCGCTGTACGGCCTCGCCGCCACGCTCATCTTCCCTGCCATCTTCTTCCCGTCCGAGAATCCGACTGTCGCGATCATCGCCTCACTGGCGACGTATGCGGTGGGCTATGTCTCCCGCCCGCTTGGCGCTGTTGTGCTCGGCGCCTATGGTGACAGGCACGGGCGCAAGCATGTTCTCGTCTTCGCAATGCTGCTCATGGGTTTCGCTACCTTCGCAGTGGGGCTGCTGCCCACGTACGGGCAGGTAGGCGTCCTGGCACCCGTGCTTCTCGTGATCCTCCGCCTGATCCAGGGATTTGCTGTGGCAGGCGAACTCGGGGGCGCCAGCGCCATGATCGTCGAGCACTCCCCGGACGCCAGGCGAGGCTTCTTCTCGAGCTTCAGCCTTCAGGGCACGCAGGTCGGCTCGATCCTGGCCACTGCTGTCTTGCTTCCCCTGGCCGCCGTTCTGCCCCGCGACCAGCTGGAAGCCTGGGGCTGGCGAATTCCGTTCCTTCTCAGCGCCGTCGTCATCCTGGCCGGGTACCTCATCCGCCGTCGGGCCCAGGAGCCTCCGGCCTACCTGGCCCAGACCGAAACGGGCAAAGCGAAGCAGCGGTTCCCGCTCATGGAGATCCTCCGCACCCGCCCGGGGGTCCTGGTCCGCTGTGTCATCATGACCTTTACCAACGTGATCGGCATGGCAACGCTCATCTTCGGCGTCTCCTACGCCACCCAAAAGGGCTACGGCATCGGCTTCTCCAGCAGCGAATTCCTCTGGGTAACCCTCGTGGCCAATCTGGCCGCCGTCGTGACCATCCCGCTGTTCGGTGCGCTTTCCGACAGGATCGGACGCCGATGGCTCATGGTGACCGGCGGGATCGCTGGCGGCCTGCTCGCCGGGGGCTACCTGTGGGCCATCGACCAGCGGAGCCTGGTGCTGGTTTTTGTGTGCGTCGTCCTGGTGCAGGGCATCTTCTTCCAGATGTGGAACGCCACCTTCGCCACCTTCTTCCAGGAGCAGTTCCCCATGCGGATGCGGGTCACGGGATTTGCGGTGTCGCAGAACCTCGGCCTCATGATCGCGTCCTTCTTCCCGAGCATCTTCACGGCCATCGCTCCCCCGGGGTCGGCGAATGTGCCGCTGGTCATCGGGCTCACAACATTCGGCATTTGCGTTGTTGCGGCTGCGGCAACCCTCCTGTCGTCGAGCACCAAGGGCAAGTCGCTCCAGGATCTCGAAATCTAGGAAGCCCCTCAAAGCGCCAGCTTCCCCCAGCGAAACAGTTTCGAAAAACTCAATGAGGAGCCAGGAATGACGTCAGATCAGGTGCACCCGGTGCAGGCAAAGGGCATCACCCGGCGGACCGCAGTCCAGGCATTTGGAGGAGTCACACTCGGCGCCGTCCTGGCCGGGAGCGCGGGCGCTGGTGCCGCAGCCGCGGCGACGCCGGAAGGGCAGGGCGTCAAGGTCCTGATCGGCGGAGTGCCGGCCAAGGTCGGAAGCTACGCATTTCCCGCCGCGGTGCCCGAGCTGGTCCTGGACAACGGCCTGGTCCGCGCCACCTTTGGCAGGGACGATGCCGGGGTGCTTACCGGCTGGCCAGACGTCTCGATCACGGCGACCTCGATTGTGGTTGACGGGACGGAGCTGGCGCATAACCTGAACGGTGTGGACCCGCGTGACCCGGACCGCCAGCACTCCTTTTATGTGGACGCCTCGGGAGGAAAGACCCGGCTGGTGTGCTCCCGGGTGGACGTTCTCCGGGCCGAGCCTGGACTGGTCGAGGTGGCTTTCGTGGATACCACCAGCACTCCGCTGCGCCACGAGCACCACCTGGTGATGAGGGCCGGCCGCCGCGGCATCTATGGCTACGACATCATGACGGCCGTGACGGACACCGTCATCAATGAAGTGCGCATGAACACCAGGTGGGACCGCAGCCTGCTGGATCATGCGTACAACTGGGAACGGGGTGCAGGGCAGCAGCCAACGTACGCCTACCTGGCCGCGCAGCAAAGCGTGCAGGACGAGACCTGGCGTGTGGACGGGGCCAATAGGGCGGACCTTCCCAGCCCGAACAGCAACTCCGGCAACCTGCCTGCGGGCTCTGTCTACAGCAAGTACGACTGGAGCCTCTACCACCATGAGAACCCCATGTTCGGGCACTTCGGGCACGGTTTCGGAGCCTGGTTCACACCGCTCGGCGGTGTCACGGAGGACACGCTCTGTGCCTTCTACGGCGCCGGTCCCCAGCATCAGGACCTGGCAATCCACCAGGATGCCCTGATCCTGAACTACTTCTCCCGCAACCACTACGGCGAGCCCGCCTACCCGATACCCGCGGGTTACAAGCGGCTGTACGGGCCCTGGCTGACCTTCTTCACCGTGGCCGACCCGTCCGAACCTGATGCGTTGATCGCGCAGGCTGCACGCACTGCCCGGGCGGAGATCAGCGAGCACAGGGACGGGGCAGCCTGGATGGCCGATCCCCTCTACCCGTCGCCGAGTGACCGCACCACAATCACCGGACGCGTCCGCCTCACTGACGGGCGCCCTGCCGCGGACTTCCACGTCATCCTCTCCACCCAGGACAGCGAGAGTGTCTTCCCGATCGCCGAACCCACCTACTTTGTTAAGACCG
Above is a window of Arthrobacter pascens DNA encoding:
- a CDS encoding response regulator transcription factor; translation: MNLRVLIADDHPVVRGGLRALIETLEGLEVAGEAGDGETAVREAQLLRPDVVLMDVRMPGLDGVEATRRIRAAVPETAVLMLTMYDDDATVFTAMQAGARGYLLKGADQEEIVAAIRAVVTGQAIFGPGVAARILGYFTAPPAPRPAPFPELTAREREILNLLASGRRTTAIAEALFLSPKTVSNHLTSIFAKLEVLDRAAAIIRAREGGLGT
- a CDS encoding sensor histidine kinase, with product MTAYPALLALAVLGMSAAVSGLALLGVRRVRPSAVLMFLAGLAIISGAILEATGGGYVPRLAFIIGGMLLAPLALTAYPALTWRHPVDFVSLVVIGGSGVLAVVWAESEAAVITMVLVVGCALVAHTWWKIERATDPDRWALKWMALAGSLVGIIMFITPFLPLGTAGEVIAYLAMSTVAPALYIGVRRPEVVDVRGLMVRSVVFVTAVVGYVALFMAVESLVEILGGRVPPPGTLAIIGAVAATTFHPLQVVLRAVVDELLFGVRPDPLGAATRVVGHIGDDPVLALRAIREALVLPYAALRLDGSTIAESGAEVTHTRILPLALGPDRSGELAVGLRPGDLTLSAGDSHVLSLVAPLLAQTLRARALADELRESRGQAITAIEEERRRLRRDLHDGLGARLSGIAFTSDALGNTLRTDPSGAEDLLRTLRQETVTALEDIRGLVYAMRPPALDELGLVTALRQQALALRAPDGTALRVDLRADRLQALPAAVEVAVYRIVLEALTNVARHSTSTNAAVSLTLREQALEIEITDDGSTGTPWQTGVGMASMGERAAELGGTLSAESTPKGGRVHAVLPIPP
- the mgtA gene encoding magnesium-translocating P-type ATPase; this encodes MPELNVRERSSLQLPIVDAASLAAEQVLEQLNSGPAGLSDPEAAARLAELGPNAVRTHRANGWAVLGRQFASPILILLLITAGLSLFLGDATNSIVIGVILLVSVGLGFTNEFRAERASEALHSRVTHRAVVLREGTTKDVDVTALVPGDVVHLSLGAIIPADIRLLGTKNLLCDESILTGESLPAAKDPATVAAASSLADLASCVFMGTVIQSGGCTGVVVATGGRAEFGRIALGLGERQPQTEFQLGLKRFSFLLLQVAIGLTSLIFIANLLLQRPLIESLLFSLAIAVGITPQLLPAVVSTSLATGTRQLAKRKVLVKRLVCIEDLGDMDILVTDKTGTLTEGRISFTGALPVTPDLSDADLLTLGLLATESDYTEAKLSSAGQNPLDAALWDSSEAVGFDPSRFERLDLIDFDHQRRRTSVLVREAGGPARLVTKGAPEDVLALCGPTPPAVQAMLDEQFDAGSRVVAVATRPAAGLGKIAPDDERDLVLAGFLIFLDRPKANAKSSLDQLAALGISVKIATGDNAKVAEKVCAEVGVLSGGTLTGADIEKLSDAELAASARTATIFARVSPEQKARIIKLLRQSGGSVGFMGDGVNDALALHKADIGISVDSATDVAKDAADVVLMDKDLGVLAEGVMEGRRIFANTIKYVLMGTSSNFGNMFSAATASVVLSFLPMLPGQILLNNLLYDSGQLAIPGDRVDREQLRAPSHWNIAFIRRFMFLFGPISSLFDFATFALMLFAFDAVPGEFRAGWFIESIATQTLIIFAIRTRRVPFLRSRPSAGLIVASLGVVVLGILLPLSPLAGLLGFDPLPVPFFLALLGMIVVYLVLVEGAKQWFFSRDAQKIPAGPVPVRPRPDTHHIARRAFRFSAPVPVAAPRHRRRMLP
- a CDS encoding cation:proton antiporter, whose product is MSFFQLSLIAAVALLGPLLALSQKWHLPVVLGQLLAGIAIGRTGLGLVDSSDPTFTFVADVGFALIMFVAGTHVPMRDQAIRPALGGGALRAGIAAVLAAAVGIVIAFAFGTGHAPLYIVLLASSSAALVLPIVDSLRLTGPKVLTTTAQVAVADIACIVALPLAVDPPNAPRTAAGAAVVAACAAVLFFVLRWLERSGTRARMHDLSEERKFALELRIQLALLFALSGLAVVGHVSIMLAGFSFGLVVAAVGEPRRLAHQLFAVSDGFLGPVFFVWLGASLDLRTLAGSPRMILLGICLGFGTLLVHGSLRLLGQPLSLAVLAASQLGVPVAAATVGSQLHLLEPGEAAAMILGALISIGASTVAGSRAARTFTQPARAPEGKPSEGGPTVAA
- a CDS encoding MFS transporter; this encodes MSTTSGAVSPTLETNISPRDPKKAAMSGWIGGALEYYDFALYGLAATLIFPAIFFPSENPTVAIIASLATYAVGYVSRPLGAVVLGAYGDRHGRKHVLVFAMLLMGFATFAVGLLPTYGQVGVLAPVLLVILRLIQGFAVAGELGGASAMIVEHSPDARRGFFSSFSLQGTQVGSILATAVLLPLAAVLPRDQLEAWGWRIPFLLSAVVILAGYLIRRRAQEPPAYLAQTETGKAKQRFPLMEILRTRPGVLVRCVIMTFTNVIGMATLIFGVSYATQKGYGIGFSSSEFLWVTLVANLAAVVTIPLFGALSDRIGRRWLMVTGGIAGGLLAGGYLWAIDQRSLVLVFVCVVLVQGIFFQMWNATFATFFQEQFPMRMRVTGFAVSQNLGLMIASFFPSIFTAIAPPGSANVPLVIGLTTFGICVVAAAATLLSSSTKGKSLQDLEI
- a CDS encoding polysaccharide lyase family protein, whose amino-acid sequence is MTSDQVHPVQAKGITRRTAVQAFGGVTLGAVLAGSAGAGAAAAATPEGQGVKVLIGGVPAKVGSYAFPAAVPELVLDNGLVRATFGRDDAGVLTGWPDVSITATSIVVDGTELAHNLNGVDPRDPDRQHSFYVDASGGKTRLVCSRVDVLRAEPGLVEVAFVDTTSTPLRHEHHLVMRAGRRGIYGYDIMTAVTDTVINEVRMNTRWDRSLLDHAYNWERGAGQQPTYAYLAAQQSVQDETWRVDGANRADLPSPNSNSGNLPAGSVYSKYDWSLYHHENPMFGHFGHGFGAWFTPLGGVTEDTLCAFYGAGPQHQDLAIHQDALILNYFSRNHYGEPAYPIPAGYKRLYGPWLTFFTVADPSEPDALIAQAARTARAEISEHRDGAAWMADPLYPSPSDRTTITGRVRLTDGRPAADFHVILSTQDSESVFPIAEPTYFVKTDGDGRFQLPGIPQAWKPGSTAPGSYVLYIQPAEGSVTDLYRRLGVVVSGRSQDLGEITWTPTAHGTFLWQIGRSDRSAGEYALATNSPVMGKPRGYAKPSLIPADLTFTIGQSWEPTDWYYAQTNNGTWTVRFNLDRAFKRTAYLTVATAMQQGGAPSVAVNGNSSAVSGALPGNNDSTIARQADRSGYPRTAVLSFPAELLVAGENSITFTHGAPAPAGKGLGWDTLVLEVDEGAPSESARLEASMVRTFTGAGTSTWEVTVRNDGPGTVYDVRIQGITTPSGQPAQIIGRDPDKFAVPVAAFLPAAASTVAHITVAGGQPVSVTFTADGGRTTATAAGN